Proteins encoded in a region of the Sphingomonas jaspsi DSM 18422 genome:
- a CDS encoding glutamate-5-semialdehyde dehydrogenase, whose product MSLDDTMHAMGRAARDAVDQLRIAPAEQRSAAIRAMARNVRLRAADILAANTVDVASATALVDRLLLNDERLEGIAAALEQVASLPDPVGQVLARWDRPNGLDISRVRTPIGVIGMIYESRPNVTADAASICLRSGNAVVLRSGSEALRSALAIHQALVAGLEDAGLPPAAVQIVPTADREAVGMMLEGLSGSIDLLIPRGGKPLVERVSREARVPVLGHLEGVCHTYVHASADPAMAAGIVRNAKLRRTSVCGATETLLVDREAAPRLLPPIVAALGDCELRGDAAARAVVPMSAADEADWHAEYLAPILAVRTVAGIDEAINHIGRYGTGHTEAIVAEDSAAAEYFLDRVDSAIVIWNASTQFADGGEFGFGAEIGIATGKLHARGPVGPEQLTSFKYQLRGNGQIRP is encoded by the coding sequence ATGAGCCTTGACGATACCATGCACGCCATGGGCCGCGCTGCACGCGACGCGGTCGACCAGCTTCGCATCGCGCCCGCCGAGCAGCGCAGCGCGGCGATCCGCGCGATGGCGCGCAACGTCCGCTTGCGGGCAGCAGACATCCTTGCCGCCAACACGGTCGATGTCGCGTCGGCGACGGCGCTGGTCGACCGGCTTTTGCTCAACGACGAGCGGCTCGAAGGGATCGCCGCCGCGCTCGAGCAAGTCGCCAGTCTTCCCGACCCCGTGGGGCAGGTCTTGGCGCGTTGGGACCGGCCCAACGGCCTCGACATCTCCCGCGTCCGCACGCCGATCGGGGTGATCGGGATGATTTACGAAAGCCGGCCCAATGTGACCGCCGACGCGGCGTCGATCTGCCTGCGGTCGGGCAATGCCGTCGTCCTGCGGTCCGGGTCCGAGGCGCTTCGCAGCGCGCTCGCGATCCACCAGGCGCTGGTGGCAGGGCTCGAGGACGCGGGGCTGCCCCCGGCTGCGGTGCAGATCGTGCCGACCGCCGATCGGGAAGCGGTCGGCATGATGCTGGAAGGCCTGTCGGGCAGCATCGACCTGTTGATCCCGCGCGGCGGGAAGCCGCTGGTCGAACGGGTCAGCCGCGAAGCCCGCGTTCCAGTCCTCGGTCACCTGGAGGGCGTGTGTCACACCTATGTTCACGCCTCCGCCGATCCGGCGATGGCGGCAGGCATCGTGCGCAACGCGAAGCTGCGTCGCACTTCGGTCTGCGGCGCGACCGAAACGCTGCTGGTCGACCGTGAGGCGGCGCCCCGGCTTTTGCCGCCGATCGTTGCGGCGCTGGGCGATTGCGAACTGCGCGGCGACGCAGCGGCGCGGGCGGTGGTGCCGATGTCGGCGGCCGACGAAGCCGACTGGCATGCCGAATATCTGGCGCCGATCCTGGCGGTGAGGACGGTCGCGGGGATCGACGAAGCCATCAACCATATCGGTCGATACGGCACCGGTCATACCGAAGCGATCGTCGCCGAGGACAGTGCTGCTGCCGAATATTTCCTCGACCGCGTCGACAGCGCGATCGTCATCTGGAACGCGTCGACTCAGTTCGCCGACGGCGGCGAATTCGGCTTCGGCGCCGAAATCGGCATTGCGACCGGCAAGCTGCACGCGCGCGGCCCGGTCGGCCCGGAACAGCTCACCAGTTTCAAATACCAGCTGCGCGGCAACGGCCAAATTCGTCCCTGA
- the proB gene encoding glutamate 5-kinase produces the protein MANTNPVLPDIDAAAPAALLSAARRVTIKVGSSLIVDASSDGVRRDWLATLAADISDLRRAGKQVVAVSSGAVALGRRRLDLKKSARLSHKQAAAAAGQPLLMQAWEQALAPYSIATAQLLLTIDDTESRRRWLNGRATMEVLLGSGVLPVINENDSVATEELRYGDNDRLSARAAQMVQCDLLMLLSDVDGLYTANPMHDPDASHVPHIAAITDDIERYAGDADGDGVGSGGMRTKLAAARIAQGFGCATIIASGRSDHPLRSIAHNKVRATVVDAAGTPARAYKQWIAGTLVPAGALTVDDGAVAALRGGSSLLPAGVRGVDGRFERGVCLRVLDPAGREVARGITAYDSVETASILGCASADIGTRLGYNGPDEVIHRDDMVLL, from the coding sequence ATGGCCAATACGAACCCAGTCCTTCCGGATATCGACGCGGCGGCGCCCGCCGCGCTGCTCTCCGCTGCGCGCCGGGTCACGATCAAGGTCGGCTCCTCGCTGATCGTCGATGCCAGTTCGGACGGGGTTCGTCGCGACTGGCTGGCTACCCTGGCGGCGGACATTTCGGACCTGCGCCGTGCCGGCAAGCAAGTGGTGGCCGTATCGTCGGGCGCGGTTGCGCTCGGGCGACGTCGGCTCGACCTGAAAAAATCCGCCCGGTTGTCGCACAAGCAGGCGGCGGCCGCCGCCGGGCAGCCCTTGCTGATGCAGGCCTGGGAACAGGCGCTTGCACCCTATTCGATCGCAACAGCGCAATTGTTGCTGACGATCGACGACACCGAATCGCGGCGGCGCTGGCTGAACGGTCGCGCCACGATGGAAGTGCTGCTGGGCAGCGGCGTCCTGCCGGTGATCAACGAGAATGACAGCGTCGCCACCGAGGAACTGCGCTACGGCGACAACGACCGGCTGTCGGCGCGCGCCGCGCAGATGGTTCAGTGCGACCTGCTGATGCTGCTGTCGGATGTCGACGGCCTCTACACGGCTAACCCGATGCACGATCCCGACGCAAGCCACGTCCCGCACATCGCGGCCATCACCGACGACATCGAACGCTATGCCGGCGATGCCGATGGCGATGGTGTCGGATCGGGCGGGATGCGAACCAAGCTGGCGGCGGCCCGCATCGCGCAAGGGTTCGGCTGCGCCACCATCATCGCATCCGGGCGGTCCGATCACCCGCTGCGATCGATCGCACACAACAAGGTCAGGGCAACGGTCGTCGATGCCGCCGGCACCCCGGCACGCGCCTACAAGCAGTGGATCGCGGGCACGCTGGTCCCGGCGGGCGCGCTGACGGTCGACGACGGCGCGGTCGCCGCGCTTCGCGGCGGAAGCAGCCTGCTGCCGGCCGGCGTGCGGGGCGTCGACGGACGCTTTGAGCGCGGCGTCTGCCTGAGAGTCCTCGATCCGGCGGGGCGCGAAGTCGCGCGCGGCATCACCGCCTACGACAGCGTCGAAACCGCATCGATCCTCGGCTGTGCCAGTGCCGACATCGGGACCCGACTGGGCTATAACGGCCCCGACGAAGTGATCCACCGCGACGACATGGTGCTGTTATGA
- a CDS encoding GntR family transcriptional regulator, with translation MDLPTSGQRTDSRIAQRIRELIVEGVLPPGQRVAEAAIAERLGVSRTPVRNALPALASEGLLEPAGKRGYAVRAFTAEDSFRATELRCVLEGYAARELAARDDRAPIIAALREVVKEGDAIFRKGFVVKEDEEAYASMNGRFHDLIVGGARDPILEDLVRRVYSVPFVAPHVVAFKRVPLEQIYPILVSAQHQHHAIVDAIEAGQPDVAETLMRGHSSPARRSLGLEGGESPSNE, from the coding sequence GTGGATCTGCCGACATCGGGCCAGCGTACGGACAGCAGGATTGCCCAGCGCATTCGCGAATTGATTGTCGAAGGCGTCCTGCCGCCCGGCCAGCGCGTGGCGGAGGCGGCGATCGCCGAGCGGCTTGGGGTATCGCGCACGCCGGTTCGTAACGCGCTACCTGCGCTGGCGAGCGAGGGCCTGCTCGAACCGGCCGGAAAGCGCGGCTATGCCGTTCGCGCCTTCACTGCAGAAGACAGTTTCCGCGCGACCGAACTGCGCTGCGTGCTCGAAGGTTATGCTGCGCGTGAACTGGCGGCGCGCGACGACCGCGCCCCCATCATCGCCGCGCTGCGCGAGGTCGTGAAGGAGGGCGACGCCATTTTCCGCAAGGGCTTCGTGGTCAAGGAAGACGAGGAAGCCTATGCCAGCATGAACGGGCGCTTCCACGACCTCATCGTCGGCGGCGCGCGCGACCCGATCCTCGAAGACCTGGTCCGGCGCGTCTATTCGGTCCCGTTCGTCGCGCCGCATGTCGTCGCGTTCAAACGCGTCCCGCTGGAGCAGATCTACCCGATCCTGGTCAGCGCGCAGCATCAGCATCATGCCATCGTCGACGCGATCGAGGCGGGCCAGCCCGACGTCGCCGAAACCCTGATGCGCGGCCATTCCAGCCCGGCCCGCCGCAGCCTTGGCCTCGAAGGCGGAGAGTCGCCGTCGAACGAATAG
- a CDS encoding alpha/beta fold hydrolase, with product MELPVLTPIDANAATSRSNERCSATSEPALRLFDVPVPADLPFVAGRVRAATLGDPFHPPVVVLGGISADCFPSICPDGRAGWWPGLVGEARAIDPARHYVIGVEFAADERGGHAPSSSDQARVLAAALDAIGIDRPVTIVGASYGGMVALALAEREPERVARLVILSAAGEPHPAATAIRDLQRRIVALGIECGRDGEALSIARGLAMTTYRTAAEFEARFVGGIEGPSPLLPSDPGRYLRARGDCFGSVMSPGRFLSLSASIDRHRVDPAAITAPCLLIGATSDQLVTADQLRSLADALTGPTDLHLLDSLYGHDMFLKEAEKVGVLVAAYLGDQA from the coding sequence ATGGAGTTGCCTGTGCTGACCCCGATCGACGCAAATGCTGCGACGAGTCGTTCGAACGAGCGATGTAGCGCGACGTCCGAACCCGCGCTCCGGCTGTTCGACGTGCCTGTTCCTGCCGATTTGCCTTTTGTCGCCGGCCGCGTTCGTGCGGCGACGCTCGGCGACCCGTTTCATCCTCCGGTCGTCGTCCTAGGCGGCATTTCCGCGGACTGCTTTCCATCGATCTGCCCCGACGGCCGCGCCGGATGGTGGCCTGGCCTAGTGGGGGAAGCGCGCGCGATCGACCCGGCCCGTCACTATGTCATCGGTGTTGAATTCGCCGCCGACGAACGCGGCGGCCATGCGCCCAGCAGCAGCGACCAGGCCCGGGTGCTGGCGGCGGCGTTGGACGCGATCGGCATCGATCGGCCAGTGACGATTGTCGGTGCTTCCTATGGCGGGATGGTTGCACTGGCCCTTGCCGAGCGCGAGCCCGAACGCGTCGCCCGGCTCGTCATCCTGTCGGCAGCCGGTGAGCCGCATCCCGCCGCAACGGCCATCCGCGACCTGCAACGTCGCATCGTCGCCTTGGGCATCGAGTGCGGGCGCGACGGCGAGGCGCTCTCGATTGCCCGCGGCCTCGCCATGACGACCTATCGTACCGCTGCCGAATTCGAGGCCCGTTTCGTGGGGGGGATCGAGGGGCCGTCGCCGTTGCTGCCGTCCGACCCGGGGCGATATCTGCGGGCCCGCGGCGACTGTTTCGGATCGGTCATGTCGCCCGGCCGCTTCCTCAGCCTGTCGGCCTCGATCGACCGCCACCGGGTCGACCCGGCCGCCATCACCGCGCCTTGCCTGCTGATCGGGGCGACTAGCGACCAGCTGGTGACCGCCGACCAATTGCGGTCGCTCGCCGATGCGCTGACCGGGCCGACCGACCTTCACCTGCTCGATTCGCTTTACGGCCACGACATGTTCCTGAAGGAAGCGGAGAAGGTGGGCGTGCTGGTCGCGGCCTATCTGGGCGATCAGGCATGA